One window of Drosophila busckii strain San Diego stock center, stock number 13000-0081.31 chromosome 3L, ASM1175060v1, whole genome shotgun sequence genomic DNA carries:
- the LOC108598808 gene encoding upstream activation factor subunit spp27 encodes MSDISSTQLRAEIQAVLKNADLATISAKRVREQVEGKLNCSLLSRKKEFDKIVMEVINEQQDDENSEDDDGNDPDADPQDDSEQSEEESAASSSEEEKKKKPGPKKRPQPTKHKVATKKKRKSLKADDSGTESDAGSDSDYEVVKKPTPKKKAAKAAGGSGTGRKSTGFTRAYNLSPELSALMGADSLPRHEVVKKVWAIIKERDLYDPKNKQFAICDDELMKIMKVKRFRTFGMLKHLKPHFLD; translated from the coding sequence ATGTCGGACATATCCAGCACTCAGCTCAGGGCCGAGATTCAGGCTGTGCTCAAGAATGCTGATCTCGCAACGATTTCAGCAAAACGAGTGCGGGAGCAGGTGGAGGGCAAGCTTAACTGTTCGTTGCTGAGCCGCAAGAAGGAGTTCGATAAGATTGTGATGGAAGTAATCAACGAACAGCAGGATGACGAGAACAGTGAAGATGACGATGGTAATGATCCGGACGCCGATCCTCAGGATGATAGCGAGCAAAGTGAGGAGGAgtcagctgccagcagcagtgaggaagagaaaaagaagaagccaGGACCCAAGAAGCGTCCCCAACCGACAAAGCACAAGGTGGCCACCAAGAAGAAGCGCAAGTCTCTCAAAGCCGATGATTCTGGTACTGAGAGCGATGCTGGCTCCGACTCCGACTATGAGGTGGTCAAGAAGCCGACACCGAAGAAGAAGGCAGCCAAGGCTGCTGGCGGTTCCGGCACAGGTCGTAAGAGCACCGGTTTTACACGGGCCTACAATCTATCGCCGGAGCTGTCTGCCCTCATGGGGGCTGACTCCTTGCCACGCCACGAGGTGGTCAAGAAAGTTTGGGCCATCATTAAGGAGCGTGACTTGTACGATCCCAAGAATAAGCAGTTTGCCATATGCGATGACGAGCTCATGAAAATCATGAAGGTCAAACGGTTCCGCACTTTTGGCATGCTCAAGCATTTGAAGCCGCACTTCCTTGACTAA